The following proteins are co-located in the Brevibacillus laterosporus DSM 25 genome:
- the alr gene encoding alanine racemase — translation MDKFYRDTWVEVNLDDIRTNIRTFRKHIPEKTQIMVVVKADAYGHGSVEVAREALAAGATALAVAFLDEGIVLRKAGITCPILILGYTPIRAVQEAYEWNISCTVFQTNWLKRAEKIISKKQGKKKVNNHGDKSEDKNEDKNEDKPETENTKDKKEISTQERKRLSVHINIDTGMGRIGVRTKKVLLSVVKGVNKNDVFQWDGIYTHFATADSRDITYLNHQFERFQDYLEFLREKGYKLPAIHCCNTAAAMTHPEWGFSYIRLGIGMYGLYPSVYIKSLHILNLEPALQVKTRVSNVKFMQKPFGISYGVTYIATPGEQIITLPIGYGDGFSRLLSNKGSVLLQGQRFSVVGRVTMDQCMVSVDKIKAKVGDEVVIYGRSGKEEITLEEVAELIGTINYEVACMLNYRLPRVYTKQHKVVSVRNLLESINSKPM, via the coding sequence ATGGACAAATTCTATCGGGATACGTGGGTAGAGGTCAATTTGGACGACATACGAACGAACATACGAACCTTTCGAAAGCATATTCCTGAAAAAACTCAAATCATGGTGGTAGTGAAAGCAGATGCTTATGGACATGGCTCCGTAGAAGTAGCAAGAGAAGCTCTAGCGGCAGGTGCTACCGCTTTAGCGGTTGCGTTTCTAGATGAAGGTATTGTTCTAAGAAAGGCGGGTATCACGTGTCCAATACTAATCTTAGGGTACACGCCTATAAGAGCAGTGCAAGAAGCATATGAATGGAATATTTCGTGTACTGTGTTTCAAACGAATTGGCTAAAAAGAGCTGAAAAAATAATAAGTAAGAAACAGGGAAAGAAGAAGGTCAACAACCATGGAGACAAATCTGAAGATAAAAACGAAGATAAAAATGAAGATAAACCTGAAACCGAGAATACCAAAGATAAGAAGGAAATATCTACTCAGGAGCGTAAACGTTTGTCTGTTCATATTAACATTGACACAGGCATGGGAAGGATTGGAGTAAGGACAAAAAAAGTACTTCTTTCTGTCGTGAAGGGTGTCAATAAAAATGATGTTTTTCAATGGGATGGCATTTATACTCACTTTGCCACGGCTGATTCACGGGATATTACCTACTTGAATCATCAATTTGAACGGTTTCAAGACTATTTGGAATTTTTGAGGGAAAAAGGGTATAAGCTACCTGCTATTCACTGCTGCAATACTGCGGCTGCGATGACCCATCCTGAGTGGGGATTTAGTTATATACGATTGGGAATTGGAATGTATGGTTTATACCCATCTGTCTATATAAAATCTTTACATATACTTAACCTAGAACCTGCCCTTCAAGTAAAAACCCGTGTTTCAAATGTTAAGTTTATGCAAAAGCCGTTTGGCATAAGCTATGGAGTTACCTATATCGCTACACCAGGGGAACAGATTATTACTCTGCCGATCGGTTATGGAGATGGTTTCTCACGTTTGCTTTCGAATAAGGGAAGTGTCCTATTACAAGGCCAACGATTTAGCGTGGTAGGTAGGGTAACGATGGACCAATGTATGGTAAGTGTGGATAAAATAAAGGCAAAAGTAGGAGATGAGGTTGTTATTTACGGTCGATCTGGCAAAGAAGAGATAACGCTTGAAGAAGTAGCCGAACTAATAGGAACGATTAATTATGAGGTAGCGTGCATGCTTAATTATCGATTACCTCGTGTATATACCAAACAGCATAAAGTCGTCTCAGTACGTAATTTATTAGAGTCAATAAATTCTAAGCCAATGTAA